The sequence CGATGTACGCGGTCAACCGCCACGACCGGCCGTAGAGGTACTTCACCGCCGCGGCGTCGAGCGCGAGCGCCACCGGCAGCGCCAGCGCCGCCGAGACGTCGAACGCCGTCGAGAGAACCGCGACACCGGCCGGGAGCGGACCGACGCCGAACGCGTTTCGAACGGCGACGTCGCCGAGGACGTTGCGGGCGGCGATGTGGGCCGTCGCGGAGAGAAACAGTGCGAAGAGGCCGGCGGTGCCGGCGATGGCGACCGGGCTCCCGAGCGTCGTCTGCAGCGGAACGACCATGGTCGGGTTTCGAGGGCCGACCGTATGGTGTTTTCCGAACGCGACGGACGACGTGCGCGACGGTGGCGGGGCGAAACGA is a genomic window of Haloprofundus halophilus containing:
- a CDS encoding DUF7473 family protein, encoding MVVPLQTTLGSPVAIAGTAGLFALFLSATAHIAARNVLGDVAVRNAFGVGPLPAGVAVLSTAFDVSAALALPVALALDAAAVKYLYGRSWRLTAYIVVIHVVVSIILGALVFSLLALWQSAPG